From a region of the Halostella litorea genome:
- a CDS encoding DNA-binding protein, with product MSSKNVSSEVVSVDEQAFEKHDEVEVDEDGFEVVDETPEFRATVDMEVQAKVDSNHPDARVKEGPDHMFGKTLEQEERIEAREAELEHISAQAELSQQEGRAKRTREVVVEQCGLDEPEPVERTDPREKLTQDELAAVNKQAMRICDEVQGGWSRAVVAKQLAEKVQRGEDVTKAVLETLEEQKAVPGAIVPIADVPDVPVGEVTVQGEITELWAPSDNSIQQVGLIEDESGRTKFTVWEKSGKTVVREGQTVRFRAVKKNWYQGRCSLAITGWSRIEFPERGRWWEK from the coding sequence ATGTCAAGTAAGAACGTCTCCAGTGAAGTAGTTTCGGTCGATGAACAGGCTTTCGAGAAACACGATGAAGTTGAGGTCGACGAGGATGGGTTCGAAGTCGTCGACGAGACCCCGGAGTTCCGGGCGACGGTCGACATGGAAGTGCAGGCGAAAGTCGATTCCAACCACCCAGATGCGCGGGTCAAGGAAGGCCCGGATCACATGTTCGGGAAGACTCTCGAACAGGAGGAGCGAATCGAGGCCCGGGAAGCCGAGCTGGAGCACATCAGTGCCCAGGCGGAACTCAGTCAACAGGAGGGACGCGCGAAGCGGACGCGGGAGGTCGTCGTCGAGCAGTGTGGCCTGGATGAGCCCGAACCGGTGGAGCGCACGGATCCACGGGAGAAACTGACGCAAGACGAACTCGCAGCGGTGAACAAGCAGGCGATGCGGATCTGCGACGAAGTGCAGGGCGGCTGGTCGAGAGCAGTCGTCGCGAAGCAGTTGGCCGAGAAGGTGCAGCGCGGAGAGGACGTGACGAAGGCGGTGCTGGAGACGTTGGAGGAGCAGAAGGCGGTCCCCGGTGCAATCGTGCCCATCGCGGATGTGCCGGACGTGCCCGTCGGGGAAGTGACGGTCCAGGGTGAAATCACTGAGCTCTGGGCTCCAAGTGACAACTCAATTCAACAAGTCGGGCTCATCGAAGACGAGAGCGGGCGCACGAAATTCACGGTCTGGGAGAAGAGCGGGAAAACGGTGGTTCGAGAGGGGCAGACGGTCAGATTCAGAGCGGTCAAGAAGAACTGGTACCAGGGCCGGTGCAGTCTCGCGATCACGGGCTGGTCGAGGATCGAATTCCCAGAGCGCGGTCGGTGGTGGGAAAAATAG